A genome region from Triticum aestivum cultivar Chinese Spring chromosome 2B, IWGSC CS RefSeq v2.1, whole genome shotgun sequence includes the following:
- the LOC123041584 gene encoding uncharacterized protein: protein MYPLCFGIFDSETNENWIWFMQLLRQAIGSPRGLAISIDAGQAVMTWVKEVFPEVEHRECMFHLVSNFKKKYHGKVFDAHLWAAAYSWNKYIFEKNWVAMETAKPAATTYLRKWHTRLWTRSQFSTICKVDYVTNNLAECFNKWIKHHKSLNLDDLMDKLRQMIMIMWNRRRKVAKKLAGLLILPHIMKKLNAKSRELNLEVVESSEEVAEVTQLGGSGFRFVVNLHDNTCSCRQWQVSGLPCKHALAFITSPVNAHIQNYVDSYYSIDKFRAAYGQLIPAMCDKTQWPESNHGFFMHPPLLKAVAGRPQTERHKGCGEKKRKSGQHLCPICKEYGHHWHKCKKGNKNDIAAFMAVREPLKKRRKTTKTSKSSIVPRGDDAPAAAMYFPPSQNLETTTKKKGKHNQTLETTNKKNAKGGKRATRKMELAKKDQNNPMVPFDSPAMGTRSKKAYPTSPAMGTRSKRRLSL from the exons ATGTATCCactttgttttggaatttttgatTCCGAAACAAATGAGAACTGGATCTGGTTCATGCAATTGCTTAGGCAAGCCATAGGATCGCCAAGGGGTTTAGCCATAAGCATTGATGCTGGGCAGGCGGTGATGACATGGGTAAAGGAAGTTTTCCCAGAGGTAGAACATAGGGAATGCATGTTTCACTTGGTGTCAAACTTCAAGAAAAAGTATCACGGAAAGGTATTTGATGCCCATCTTTGGGCTGCTGCTTACTCATGGAACAAGTATATATTTGAGAAAAATTGGGTTGCAATGGAGACAGCAAAGCCAGCGGCAACTACATATCTTAGGAAGTGGCACACTAGGTTGTGGACTAGGAGTCAGTTCTCAACCATTTGTAAGGTGGACTATGTAACCAACAACCTGGCAGAGTGCTTCAATAAATGGATTAAGCACCACAAGTCCTTGAACTTGGATGACTTAATGGACAAGCTTAGGCAGATGATTATGATCATGTGGAATCGAAGGAGAAAAGTAGCAAAGAAGTTAGCTGGCTTATTAATTTTGCCCCACATAATGAAGAAGTTGAATGCAAAGAGTAGAGAGTTAAACTTGGAGGTGGTAGAAAGCTCGGAAGAAGTTGCTGAAGTTACTCAATTGGGAGGCAGCGGGTTTAGGTTTGTCGTCAACTTGCATGACAACACATGTTCTTGTAGACAATGGCAAGTTTCCGGCCTTCCTTGCAAGCATGCTCTAGCATTCATCACATCACCTGTCAATGCACATATACAGAATTATGTGGACTCGTATTACTCCATTGACAAGTTTAGGGCAGCTTATGGCCAACTAATCCCTGCTATGTGTGACAAGACCCAGTGGCCTGAATCTAACCATGGATTCTTCATGCATCCACCCTTGTTAAAAGCTGTAGCTGGTCGGCCCCAAACTGAGAGGCATAAGGGTTGTGGTGAGAAAAAGAGGAAAAGTGGCCAGCACTTGTGCCCTATTTGCAAGGAATACGGGCACCATTGGCATAAATGCAAGAAGGGTAACAAAAATGACATTGCTGCTTTCATGGCTGTGAG AGAACCACTAAAGAAGAGGAGGAAGACTACTAAAACATCCAAGTCATCCATTGTGCCAAGAGGTGATGACGCGCCGGCAGCCGCTATGTATTTTCCACCAAG CCAAAACTTGGAAACTACAACCAAGAAGAAGGGAAAGCATAACCAAACATTGGAGActacaaacaagaaaaatgcaaaAGGGGGGAAAAG GGCCACAAGGAAGATGGAGCTTGCTAAAAAGGATCAAAACAATCCGATGGTGCCATTTGACAGCCCTGCAATGGGCACTAGAAGCAAAAAAGCTTACCCAACTAGCCCTGCAATGGGGACAAGAAGCAAAAGGCGACTCAGCTTGTGA